Below is a genomic region from Eremothecium sinecaudum strain ATCC 58844 chromosome V, complete sequence.
CATATGGCATTTTTGTACTTTTGATTCAAGAAACTAGTTGTGTATTTCCATAGCCGCCGAGTTTGCTCGGTATCACGGTTGCTACTGTACATAGGATTAGCAACGTGTGTAATCCCAAAAGTATTTCCAGTTGTAGGCATGACTTCTAAAAATATTAATGAATGATATACTTGAATGGAACTATTCGTCTAAGTTACGGTACTTTGTCTAAGGATTTGCGTATTTTTTGTATGTTGAAGGTCCGATCGTTTTTTTCTTTTCCCTTTTTTTTCCTTTCATCGGCTCCTAGGAGTCGCTAATAAAGAAAGATTTGACGTTTAAATGCCTATCTGCCGCTTTATATCATTTGAGATTTAACCTCATAAAGTAGACATAGGCAAGATGGCCTACACTATCTGAAATTGATCATAGCTCATTAATATAAACTCCAATAAGGGTTTTAATTGTATCCGAGCAAATTTTAGGGAGgttaatatataaataGTTATTAAGTATGGCATAAATCAGAATGTGGTGTGTAGAGGCCAGTCACGAGGTAATCAATACAAGGTATTTCTTTGGCTTGCAATAAATTAGGGcgaataataataataataataataataaaatgTTGTGGTATCCAGTTTGGTTCTTGGCGCTTTCTATGCACAAGGTCTTTGCTCAGGTTGCCGCCGATGACGACGATAACTCGGATCCTCCACCAAGATTGTCGACCCGGACTAATTCTGAGTTTACAGGGTCGCTTATAACTACTGACCCGTCACTAATCAGCACTGACTCTGTTTCCAACACCGAAAGCAGCAGTCAGCCATCGCCATCAGCCCCATCCGTATGTGACCCATTAGCCGCTTTTTTGTGGTAAACTCAATTCTCGGGCTATTTTCCGCCGACCCATTTTGTTTGGCAGAGCCAAGCGGCGGAAGCTGCTCGGTTCTACGCTGAAGATCGGGGTCCGCGACAGGCTAGATTTTTTTTTGCTCGCCAAGCATTCACTAACATTTAAATAAGCAGGCTTCTCCAAGTGAACAACCCAGCGGACCAGATGTGTCGCCAATTACCACGGACACTTCTACTGTGTGGTCCTACTCGTACTCGttattgaagactgaaACTACTATCTCCGAGGAAACTACTACTTACACTGCTTCTGTTACTTACACCAATGTCATTGTTACGCCAGTCACCACTGACGTTGTTGTGAAATATGAGAGTCATTCCAGGAGCGAGTTCACGTCTTACTACAACACGACATACGAGTACCCATGCACATCTACTTCGGCTGATACCGTGTACACATCCGTGTACACCACCTCCAGTCCTACTGCTACGGTTCAGACATCTGGTGTCGTCACTTCCGTTAGCTACAGTACTGACATCACCACCGCTGTTGACTATATTACTTCCTTGGCAACCATTGTTGTTATTTCACACCATGACGAGAAACACGCAGGGGAGCCAATCACCACCATTGCAGAAACGACGCGTAGCTGCAGTGCACTCCCAACAACTAACCAGGTCACTACACTCGGCACCCCTGGCGTTTCTGTCGAAACTAATGTTGTCACTCATACTTACTCGTCTACGTCTAACTACAACACAACGTTGTTAAGCAGACCTTGGAGTACTACCACCATCTTCCCTACTAACTACAACAGCACCGACATGGTCACTGTGGAAATCTTCGAGCCATGCTCAATTGAAACGCAAACATACACTGTTATCCCTCATACTGAAGTGGAAACCAATTACATTACCCACACCGTGGATCCTGTTCACACTCTTGAACCAGTTACTCCTACAGTTTATTGCGCTCCAGAGACAGTCACCGTTGTATTCGGTTGTCAACAACAAGGCGTATGCAGCGATGTTACGACTACTATGACTGAAACTTATGTCCGTACCCAAACTGTTTTGAAGACGGTTGTTAGCCCTGTTACTTACGTGCAAACCGTCCAAGATGGTGCCCTTACCGAGTACGGAACTAGCACCGTGACATTGACATTAACCAATGATGTTCCAGTTATTGTTACAAAAACTGGTACATGTACTGGTACTACCGCCACTGCCCAAGTGGTCACTGAAGATATTGTATACACCGTTACCGTTCCTGAAAAGACCACTTATCTCTCCACGATGTATTCCTACTCGGTTTCTGAAGCAGTTGGAACTGCAGTTGAAAGCCGTACTTA
It encodes:
- a CDS encoding HER198Wp (Syntenic homolog of Ashbya gossypii AFR473W; Syntenic homolog of Ashbya gossypii NOHBY644; No homolog in Saccharomyces cerevisiae; Syntenic homolog of Kluyveromyces lactis KLLA0E10967g; 1-intron in Ashbya gossypii), with product MLWYPVWFLALSMHKVFAQVAADDDDNSDPPPRLSTRTNSEFTGSLITTDPSLISTDSVSNTESSSQPSPSAPSQASPSEQPSGPDVSPITTDTSTVWSYSYSLLKTETTISEETTTYTASVTYTNVIVTPVTTDVVVKYESHSRSEFTSYYNTTYEYPCTSTSADTVYTSVYTTSSPTATVQTSGVVTSVSYSTDITTAVDYITSLATIVVISHHDEKHAGEPITTIAETTRSCSALPTTNQVTTLGTPGVSVETNVVTHTYSSTSNYNTTLLSRPWSTTTIFPTNYNSTDMVTVEIFEPCSIETQTYTVIPHTEVETNYITHTVDPVHTLEPVTPTVYCAPETVTVVFGCQQQGVCSDVTTTMTETYVRTQTVLKTVVSPVTYVQTVQDGALTEYGTSTVTLTLTNDVPVIVTKTGTCTGTTATAQVVTEDIVYTVTVPEKTTYLSTMYSYSVSEAVGTAVESRTYTRVVPLQSFEPSTGGSNHLLAAHEYQGIGVSVQVLVTFAAMFSIMVFV